The genomic window GTGGTTGAGGAGGCCCGCGATGTTCGAGCGCAGCACCTGCGGCGGCCAACCGAGGAATTCGAAGTGGCTCAAGGAATCTATCACTAGCCGCGAGGCCCCGATGGCGGCCATCGCCTCGTCGAGGATCGTGGCCCCGGACTCCCCTTGGGCGACCAGTATCTCGGGTGTCGTGCATACGACTCGGACGCGCCCTTCGTCCTCCCACTTTCGAAGCGGCCACCCCTTCGCCGCGGCGTCCCTGTAGAGTTGTTGGGGGAGGTACTCGAAGGTGACGAACACCCCGTTCTCCCCGGCCATAACGCCGGCCGCGATGAACTGTAGCGCGAGCGTCGTCTTGCCGGTTCCGGGGCTTCCGGCAAGTAGCGTCGAGTCGCCTTGGACCAGCCCGCCACCGAGCATCTCGTCGAGGCCGGCGACCCCCGTCGATACGCGTGGCGCCTTGTCGAGGCTCAACATGGTTCGGGCTCCGAGTCCCCACGCCGGGCGCGCCGGGCGATCAAGCGCTCCACCTCGTCGTTGCGGTGGCGGTCGTAAACGAGGACTTTGCGTCCGCCCGCGTCGCGAAGGCGCACGATGCCGAGGCGCACGTGCTCGGCGATCTCCTTTCGAAGCGTCTCCTGTGGGATGCCAAGCCGCAACGCGAGCCCTTCGAGGGTCTCGATTATCCCCGGGTTGCGGTGGAAAAAGACCAGGACTTGGATCTTTGTATCGGAATCCGCCCACGCGGCGAGGAGCGCTTCCGTCTCCTCGTCCTCGCTTGTTGCCGCCATGATCTTCGCAAGACTCCAACGTGGCACCGCCTCCACGGGTTAGGGGAACGCGTACCGGCCGAACGTCGCGTGCGGGGTTGGCGCTCGGTGCCCTTCGATCGGTATGGTGCCGTGTCCGTCGAGGCTGAAACGCCGCTTATTAGTTTACGGAATAGACCATCGACCAACTGGCACCGAAATAATCGGCACTGCTCAACGTCGAATCTCAAGACTGTC from Euryarchaeota archaeon includes these protein-coding regions:
- a CDS encoding AAA family ATPase, with amino-acid sequence MLSLDKAPRVSTGVAGLDEMLGGGLVQGDSTLLAGSPGTGKTTLALQFIAAGVMAGENGVFVTFEYLPQQLYRDAAAKGWPLRKWEDEGRVRVVCTTPEILVAQGESGATILDEAMAAIGASRLVIDSLSHFEFLGWPPQVLRSNIAGLLNHFKLTQVTTIVSHEVPQIVGPAVTISAYGLEFLVDNVIVLRYVELESELRKAVSVMKFRGGDHDRRFRSLKLTSRGAVVEPGFAGVENIIGGYGRRTAVERARELV